Proteins encoded by one window of Lycium barbarum isolate Lr01 chromosome 11, ASM1917538v2, whole genome shotgun sequence:
- the LOC132618379 gene encoding beta-1,3-galactosyltransferase pvg3-like codes for MLGRKLLLTSLSFFVVLLFIFFISFNIRLNFSLTTSLNNTILLQRPTQMNAQFTLLIGIFTRPGNFDRRHFLRLVYGIQSTPIARIDVKFIFCNITSSEQRTFIALEIMRFNDIIVLNCSENMNSGKTYTYFSSLSQILPTHYDYVMKADDDVYLRLAPLASSLQPLPRIDLYYGFVIPCPSMNPFVHYMSGMGFVLSWDLVEWIGKSNIPVNNTYGPEDKLVGQWLNLGNKAKNRFTNKPRMYDYPGTNGRCSHELISDTIAVHRLKKWEQWINVLRFFNVTKQLQPSVLYSISFD; via the coding sequence ATGTTAGGGAGGAAGCTGCTTCTGACTTCTTTATCTTTTTTTGTTGTACTCCTCTTCATCTTCTTTATATCATTTAATATTCGTCTAAACTTTTCGTTAACAACTTCTTTAAACAACACCATTTTACTGCAAAGACCGACCCAGATGAATGCACAATTCACCCTCTTAATAGGAATCTTTACACGACCAGGAAATTTTGACAGACGACATTTCCTTCGTCTTGTATATGGAATTCAATCCACCCCTATAGCTCGTATCGATGTAAAGTTCATTTTCTGCAACATCACTAGTTCAGAACAACGAACTTTCATCGCCTTAGAAATTATGCGTTTTAATGACATTATTGTCCTCAACTGCTCAGAGAACATGAATAGCGGCAAAACTTATACTTACTTTTCTAGCCTTTCTCAAATCCTTCCCACTCATTATGACTATGTCATGAAGGCTGATGATGATGTTTATTTGAGGCTTGCACCATTAGCATCATCACTCCAACCACTACCCAGAATTGATCTATATTATGGTTTTGTTATACCTTGTCCTAGCATGAACCCTTTTGTGCACTACATGTCCGGAATGGGGTTCGTTTTATCATGGGATTTGGTGGAATGGATAGGAAAATCAAACATTCCCGTGAATAATACTTATGGACCCGAAGATAAGTTGGTTGGTCAATGGCTAAATTTGGGGAATAAAGCAAAAAATAGGTTTACAAACAAGCCCAGAATGTATGATTATCCAGGAACTAATGGAAGATGTTCACATGAGCTTATTTCAGATACCATAGCTGTTCATCGGCTAAAGAAGTGGGAGCAATGGATAAATGTTCTAAGATTCTTTAATGTAACTAAACAACTTCAACCTTCTGTGCTTTACAGTATATCATTTGATTAA
- the LOC132616875 gene encoding uncharacterized protein LOC132616875: MENSVVVSVQEMHQIPTEFDSSANTNSNGEIEQATLAQQQSTRRPNLASLQIPSRSLENALSSFTRIDVPSPNSARSGLPPRPHSAKFISSMKNLIPQKSTRAKNVTLDGEKTVLIIPDTPLSDKPSTSRSFSLNKVLFSSTTKSIRSLPETPMGTVVKPAEDNCVDAHLELIKPEAQQHMKRSFSVPIHVKSRSLRREDSSGHLIRVISKVVRPTTDSDASADITQETENAIDNTGEDIPEEEAVCRICFVELGEESETFKMECSCKGDLALAHKDCTLKWFSIKGNKICDVCKQEVRNLPVTLLKIQNPPTAARRSQTVTQQREVPRYRVWQDVPILVMVSMLAYFCFLEQLLVSDLGARALAISLPFSVVLGLLSSMIASTMVSKSYIWAYASFQFAIVILFAHIFYAVLNVNALLSVLLSSFTGFGIAISTNSLLVEYLRWRASRRLRSSRAQTTSATQPHVLPDDRYYGYPTRQQHHHDHRPHNNQQQQHQPLHPVVGQSENSGLPEIRLQSA, translated from the exons ATGGAGAATTCTGTAGTTGTTTCTGTTCAAGAAATGCATCAAATACCAACTGAATTTGATTCTTCTGCTAATACCAATTCA AATGGAGAGATAGAACAAGCGACTTTAGCGCAACAGCAGTCAACAAGACGGCCAAACCTCGCCTCTTTGCAAATACCTTCAAGATCTTTGGAAAATGCATTATCCAGTTTTACAAGAATAGATGTTCCAAGTCCTAACTCTGCCAGATCAGGGTTGCCCCCAAGGCCCCACTCTGCGAAGTTCATATCATCTATGAAGAATCTGATTCCACAGAAAAGCACTAGGGCCAAAAACGTAACTCTAGATGGTGAAAAGACAGTTCTCATTATCCCAGATACACCACTTTCAGATAAGCCTTCAACTTCAAGGTCATTTTCTCTCAATAAAGTTTTGTTCTCTTCGACGACAAAATCAATCCGCTCTTTACCAGAGACACCAATGGGAACTGTGGTAAAGCCTGCAGAGGACAATTGTGTGGATGCTCACTTAGAGTTAATT AAACCTGAAGCCCAACAGCACATGAAGCGTTCGTTTTCAGTGCCTATACATGTTAAAAGCAGAAGCTTAAGGAGGGAAGATTCTAGTGGCCATCTCATCCGTGTAATTTCCAAAGTTGTTCGCCCAACCACGGATTCTGATGCCTCAGCAGACATAACACAAGAAACAGAAAACG CTATAGATAATACTGGTGAAGATATTCCCGAGGAAGAGGCTGTTTGCAGAATTTGTTTTGTTGAACTTGGTGAAGAAAGTGAAACATTTAAAATGGAATGCAGCTGCAAAGGAGACCTTGCACTCGCTCACAAAGACTGCACCTTGAAGTGGTTTAGTATTAAGGGTAACAAGATCTGTGATGTTTGCAAGCAGGAAGTACGAAACCTTCCGGTAacattattgaaaattcaaaatcCTCCAACTGCTGCCAGAAGGTCCCAAACTGTTACACAGCAGAGAGAAGTGCCTCGTTACAG AGTCTGGCAAGACGTACCTATCCTTGTCATGGTCAGCATGCTTGCATATTTTTGCTTTCTGGAGCAGCTTCTG GTGTCTGACTTAGGCGCTCGAGCTCTTGCCATCTCTTTACCTTTCTCTGTTGTTTTAGGCCTCCTTTCTTCTATGATAGCTTCTACGATGG TCAGCAAGAGTTACATATGGGCTTATGCTTCATTTCAGTTTGCAATTGTTATCCTATTCGCCCATATATTCTATGCAGTG CTTAATGTTAATGCACTCCTATCAGTGCTGCTTTCCTCCTTCACCGGGTTCGGTATTGCAATTAGTACGAATTCGCTCCTCGTAGAGTATTTGAGATGGAGAGCAAGCAGACGCCTTCGATCATCACGTGCACAGACAACCAGTGCCACGCAGCCACACGTTCTGCCTGATGATAGATATTATGGCTACCCCACAAGACAACAACATCACCACGACCACCGCCCTCATAataatcagcagcaacaacaccAACCATTGCATCCTGTAGTTGGACAATCAGAAAATTCTGGGCTGCCAGAGATCAGGCTTCAGAGTGCTTAA
- the LOC132616661 gene encoding uncharacterized protein LOC132616661, whose product MGVKQVLKALDAFPRAEEHLLQKTKSGAFVSIVGLVIMLTLFLHELSYYLNINTVHQMAVDLRRGETLPIHINMTFPSLPCDVLSVDAIDMSGKHEVDLDTNIWKLRLNSDGHITGTEYLSDLVEMEHKHDDHKDHHDDSDNKAHLQGFDQDAENMIKKVKQALAHGEGCRVYGVLDVQRVAGNFHISVHGLNIFVAQKIFGGNTHVNVSHIIHDLSFGPQYPGSHNPLDGTERILRGASGTFKYYIKIVPTEYRYLSKEVLPTNQFSVTEYFSPINEFERTWPAVYFLYDLSPITVTIREERRNFLHFITRLCAVLGGTFALTGMLDRWMYRFLEAVMKKNSRTLVR is encoded by the exons ATGGGGGTGAAGCAAGTTCTAAAAGCCCTTGATGCTTTTCCCCGTGCCGAAGAGCATTTGTTACAAAAGACTAAATCTGGCGCCTTTG TTTCCATTGTGGGGCTGGTTATCATGTTGACATTATTTTTGCATGAACTGAGTTACTATCTTAATATAAATACAGTTCACCAG ATGGCTGTTGACTTAAGACGCGGAGAGACTCTTCCAATACACATCAATATGACATTTCCCTCTTTACCTTGTGATG TTCTAAGTGTGGATGCTATTGATATGTCGGGGAAGCATGAAGTGGACCTTGATACAAACATATGGAAG CTTCGCTTGAACAGTGATGGCCATATTACTGGAACTGAGTATTTGTCGGACCTTGTGGAAATGGAACATAAACATG ATGACCACAAAGACCATCACGATGATTCAGATAATAAAGCCCATCTGCAAGGGTTCGATCAAGATGCCGAAAATATGATTAAAAAGGTTAAGCAAGCATTGGCTCATGGGGAGGGATGCAGA GTCTATGGTGTTTTGGATGTCCAACGTGTTGCTGGAAATTTCCATATATCTGTTCATGGGTTAAACATCTTTGTTGCTCAAAAG ATTTTTGGAGGTAATACTCATGTCAATGTGAGCCATATCATCCATGACTTGTCATTTGGGCCCCAATATCCAGGTAGTCACAACCCGCTTGATGGAACAGAACGAATTCTGCGTGGGGCAAGTGGAACATTCAAATATTACATTAAG ATTGTTCCCACTGAATATAGGTATCTATCAAAAGAAGTTTTGCCAACGAATCAATTCTCTGTAACGGAGTACTTTTCTCCCATCAATGAGTTTGAACGGACATGGCCAG CTGTATATTTCTTATATGATTTGTCACCAATTACTGTGACCATCAGAGAAGAACGTCGCAATTTTCTGCACTTTATCACTCGGCTCTGTGCAGTACTGGGTGGTACTTTTGCCTTGACAG GCATGCTAGATAGATGGATGTACAGGTTCCTTGAAGCAGTTATGAAGAAAAACAGCAGAACTCTTGTGCGGTAA